From Sphingomonas nostoxanthinifaciens, a single genomic window includes:
- a CDS encoding Hsp20 family protein, translating to MRTFDFAPLLRTSIGFENLNRLVDFATRGEGDAYPPYNIEKVGEDTYRISMATAGFSRDELEITAQDNVLIVTGRANEGSEGESRQFLHRGIAKRAFERRFQLADTIKVTGAAYDNGLLDIQLVREIPEHKKPRNIAIGGTSQSQSIEAVNDLRAA from the coding sequence ATGCGTACATTCGATTTCGCGCCGCTGTTGCGCACCTCGATCGGCTTCGAGAACCTCAATCGCCTGGTGGATTTCGCCACCCGCGGCGAGGGCGACGCCTATCCCCCCTACAATATCGAGAAGGTCGGCGAGGACACCTACCGCATCTCGATGGCCACCGCCGGCTTCAGCCGCGACGAGCTCGAGATCACCGCGCAGGACAATGTGCTGATCGTCACGGGCCGCGCCAACGAGGGCAGCGAAGGCGAGAGCCGCCAGTTCCTGCATCGCGGCATCGCGAAGCGCGCGTTCGAGCGCCGCTTTCAGCTTGCCGACACGATCAAGGTGACCGGCGCCGCCTATGACAATGGCCTGCTCGACATCCAGCTCGTGCGCGAGATTCCGGAGCATAAGAAGCCCCGTAACATCGCGATCGGCGGCACCAGCCAGTCGCAGAGCATCGAGGCGGTCAACGACCTTCGGGCCGCATAA
- a CDS encoding YdcH family protein, whose protein sequence is MEEAEIIRRVGELRQEHRDLDAEIDALAFDATTDQLQMARLKKRKLKLKDQITALEDQLIPDIIA, encoded by the coding sequence GTGGAGGAAGCGGAGATCATCCGGCGCGTGGGCGAGCTTCGGCAGGAGCATCGCGACCTGGATGCGGAGATCGACGCGCTCGCCTTCGACGCCACGACCGACCAGCTGCAGATGGCGCGGCTGAAAAAACGCAAGCTGAAGCTGAAGGACCAGATCACCGCGCTCGAGGATCAGCTGATCCCCGACATCATCGCCTGA
- a CDS encoding YdcH family protein, whose amino-acid sequence MTDSHSATLMAKHARLDAQIANESRRAAPDAAQVSTLKKQKLRIKETLARLL is encoded by the coding sequence ATGACGGATTCCCATTCTGCAACCCTGATGGCGAAACATGCGCGGCTGGATGCGCAGATCGCCAACGAGTCCCGAAGGGCGGCACCCGACGCCGCGCAGGTCTCGACGCTCAAGAAGCAGAAACTGAGGATCAAGGAAACGCTCGCGCGCTTGCTGTGA
- a CDS encoding ABC transporter permease yields the protein MSDASIENIRPAPGVPVIAMINWEGLRALYIKEVRRFFKVHLQTIWAPAITTLLYLVIFSVALGGGDRQVMGTSFADFVAPGLIVATGMMQSAFANASFSLLVGKIQGTIVDYLMPPLSAGELLAALAGAAMTRAVLVGFAVWAAMLLWPGVTHLPRVPWAVVWFGLMGAALMAFVGVLASIWAEKFDHNAAVTNFVVQPLSLLSGTFYSVDRLHGVFRAISHFNPFFYVISGFRYGFLGVSDSNVVVGALLLLAINVVLGSACYVALRTGWKLRN from the coding sequence ATGAGCGACGCCTCGATCGAAAATATTCGCCCTGCCCCCGGCGTGCCGGTGATCGCAATGATCAACTGGGAGGGCTTGCGCGCACTCTATATCAAGGAGGTGCGTCGTTTCTTCAAGGTGCATCTGCAGACGATCTGGGCACCGGCGATCACGACCCTGCTGTATCTGGTCATCTTCTCGGTGGCGCTGGGCGGTGGCGACCGCCAGGTGATGGGCACGTCGTTCGCCGACTTCGTCGCGCCGGGCCTGATCGTCGCCACCGGCATGATGCAGAGCGCGTTCGCCAATGCCAGCTTCTCGCTGCTGGTCGGCAAGATCCAGGGCACGATCGTCGATTATCTCATGCCGCCGCTGTCGGCGGGCGAGTTGCTGGCGGCGCTGGCGGGCGCGGCGATGACGCGGGCGGTGCTGGTGGGCTTCGCGGTATGGGCGGCGATGTTGCTGTGGCCCGGCGTCACCCATCTGCCGCGCGTGCCGTGGGCGGTCGTCTGGTTCGGCCTGATGGGGGCGGCGCTGATGGCGTTCGTAGGGGTGCTCGCCTCGATCTGGGCGGAGAAGTTCGACCACAATGCCGCAGTCACCAATTTCGTGGTGCAGCCGCTGTCGCTGCTGTCGGGCACCTTCTACTCGGTCGATCGGCTGCACGGCGTGTTCCGCGCGATCAGCCACTTCAATCCGTTCTTCTACGTGATCTCGGGCTTCCGCTACGGCTTCCTCGGCGTGAGCGATTCCAACGTGGTGGTCGGCGCGCTGCTGCTGCTGGCGATCAACGTCGTGCTGGGAAGCGCCTGTTACGTGGCGCTGCGGACGGGATGGAAGTTGCGCAACTGA
- a CDS encoding GcrA family cell cycle regulator — protein MAWTDERIEQLRQMWQAGMTASQIAEALGGVSRNAVIGKAHRLGLQARPSPVKPGETAAAESDEPAIETPSAPVAAEAAPVAPTPVAPAPSPAPAPVAARPAEPASPPAPPVPDAPAVRSIGPGGFQRQNPHEQQPPIPPAPPRRLVPAKPSSDIAGKTSLLDLNDRICKWPLGHPGEPDFHFCGNPINQGFPYCLQHCSVAYQAQLPRRDRRPPPPLPYGAPRVR, from the coding sequence ATGGCATGGACGGACGAGCGGATCGAGCAGCTGCGGCAGATGTGGCAGGCGGGCATGACCGCCAGCCAGATCGCAGAGGCACTGGGCGGCGTCAGCCGTAACGCCGTGATCGGCAAGGCGCATCGGCTCGGGCTGCAGGCGCGCCCCTCGCCGGTGAAGCCGGGCGAGACCGCGGCCGCCGAGAGCGACGAGCCGGCGATCGAGACGCCGTCGGCGCCGGTCGCTGCCGAGGCTGCCCCGGTCGCGCCGACGCCGGTCGCCCCGGCACCTTCGCCTGCGCCCGCCCCGGTCGCAGCGCGTCCGGCCGAGCCGGCATCGCCGCCCGCGCCGCCGGTGCCGGATGCCCCCGCGGTGCGCTCGATCGGGCCCGGCGGCTTCCAGCGGCAGAACCCGCACGAGCAGCAGCCGCCGATCCCGCCCGCGCCGCCACGCCGGCTGGTGCCCGCCAAGCCGTCGAGCGACATCGCCGGCAAGACGAGCCTGCTCGACCTAAACGACCGCATCTGCAAGTGGCCGCTCGGGCATCCGGGCGAGCCGGACTTCCACTTCTGCGGCAACCCGATCAACCAGGGTTTCCCCTATTGCCTGCAGCATTGCTCGGTCGCCTATCAGGCGCAGCTGCCGCGCCGCGATCGCCGGCCGCCGCCGCCGCTGCCTTATGGCGCGCCGCGCGTCCGCTGA